The following proteins come from a genomic window of Bombyx mori chromosome 18, ASM3026992v2:
- the LOC101741306 gene encoding supporter of activation of yellow protein isoform X2, with amino-acid sequence MESSEDDAGPATIASRRASARERDVGQAEDLDAPTGIYQQDRTESRTSCQTPAMSEDNFDGDSVPSPSVQDVNTSTEAILDMIDEIVDGPGAPKRIPIASDTLLVAHEIASEDDSGLSQELLNTNSTESLTPIPDVSPALDVNADDTVVNSSATEQQISAELNIASVNSENMCQERLLIPTEECTTTEKECIVSQVELEPSSSQTLSNIPSSSAFHVQSVSETVSESEKTDRTVKCVTSSEIQNRIRIESAESTSSDCSVSEDKIAEPTTKVPLRRRLVRPARCDRRSDCTVSSSVDLKSVNINTIVSVSENVPKDVTSSSDSNQSVHEVLRPEVSVLNEISISKIEIPAGSPKKIKLIRQKPVLKDKESIVENLQQFKVEKEQCQPTSSGTVLISEITKDIPCNLETSQPLKSTDSLNVNKSEDCPSQTNDVNDISLDSCEAQKIQKSEIAVNMFIETNLNAEPKYGSAPDFLSFNVNDVRENENDKNESVSLNAVSEVLTGLSETSSNKHNQLIVDVASTSNKETLNAKVIPKENSSLTQEEKIIIPPIKLNVCLPDTDIANLNDQNRAEVQMEHIAELEPCKQVPKLTIKLGIKPPEEVKSPIPKVTIKSIRTDEQSFLRAEDEQEKPTVTKFNIKPILKPQSEIHETSSNYVKDEENDQQILSVTRLNIKPIPKPQSDQKKTHSAVKGDHKTESLQIPSITKLNIKPVLKPPEKINDSHRQSSSSEISESEYSENDETTSTSDHASASDHGSEDVPKVTIRLGKVGTESEGKFYTDQNVPKFTIKSLQNTDTEIQETNLKLLITSQSDEKRLEKIPKLTIKTVTKTDSQPLSPKLTIKPLKSPDGAIKESEIPKLKITSESYCGSPDYKDSSHVPKITIKPITKMDVDSSSKTFKKSFTSDVAEQIPIITKLNIKPVLKLDCGETSNIVEEKVPVISKLNIKPVLKPKDNDNIDSNVENVPKITKLNIKPIKNPEENSSDEKDCDGLNADTNKDSVPVVTKINIKPIVKPLEEDISKDSENQSSETGNSSDDNADHIPVVTKLNIKPIIKPADFDENSRLHKTNEQSIPTVTRLNIKPLVKPEEINASKKESLKSSDSKVSSVPVVTKLNIKPVTKSDVNEIGHDENKEEVCSKNPPIVMKINMKAVAETASKENVKGEHSLCNNVNTHFSLSKHSTEMSESRSEGDFSENLLTCSQEPYSSDNSKTDLVQKGKIEEHRDLGLHNCVTINVDDGLSNIPNIHSKNENLLLDLSTHDSIVKHVPVTSSITTQSITKENHPEPKQQFLFTEKQVSQKFNVISTYGEPPVGTSGTFKQKSIASSLQNCTLLKKLLENTKEPIENIELSHRSTVNCLSADQQESQLTFRKDFSNCNIPQATTKGNDSDSINYNDKKKIISTHSININENRKLTEENIFVNQGICEKSNENLTKPLEISISEKVVTQSSEQDSPRIILKINKTDHGPSAKIITEETKRPDSPHKSYIENIQEKSSEKESSKRYTTNSKRRQNTPDSPTVAVGKRLRSSRIVESVEKSPIIKRNTGKRSTSESSPPQMKDTEISILDNKRLKLEQLLTSNKSLTITPVASKISPTSPTKSIEIKQSPRSVNHSILNNENCAKNGNSKLHNILSNLQAKQMQSISLIDSNNSIKSVMTNPEVISDPPVSGMADVTESVSENCHPKVQEMLINENSDFRDNSIPTDEASQDPLEVDTSKISENVANESSIAIRPEEFTPQPKKRGRPRKLPTSEGAKPVTLPVTALEERPQRSLRLTRERPSIVTKPRGGRGRGRGGRRAEAEPSLAANPTHPTDNPTEEIDPTSSRVKLPRLTEALDRMPGGCVTPLSSRRRGSVEPEPKVVLEAVTLDEMTVRPESTPGRGRGSRGGRTPRGRTPRSRARGRGGGRGAVYMKETLGIYGRVCGPATTTVQLFEEETCMMDDNATPAKPSHLLDEDSQSSIKSLTNESSKLKKSKFADLFDSNKQWTAADVKEYIWPHPGNSEPQVMMIQEQVAMFLGVKSFKRRYPELKRRSIVGDEKDYVLAKRLATEALCDLGITAVDASEVLDIMLSDYPHKYEEYRAYQRERQLTEPEEIVTEVKMEDKLTKSDVKSEKSSDHKPEGPKIDPEKLRQDMAAAAIASASEWNARMNASRSVACVDLQSMTVHRRRPPAPRPAHHVRPPAGFYPHALLPGQYQHAYRIYTPEQLRYFPLNTVLAAPPASVSPECSSESEPESGSASDSSVHSDSHTQQAKRKRVSKVKRSSQAEKEKEKEKEKELEPAEVEDTCRACKLRLEGNRKHTHERFLVCATCNAKLHPGCVELGPDTIRKCREYPWQCAECKTCGQCSRPADDDKMLFCDLCDRGFHSYCVGLPEVPTGRWHCVECAICKSCGARSPAGAAAAGGAAGDAAPEWHHQTKRGPGGHKVYSHSLCTPCARTLRCAKKM; translated from the exons ATGGAGAGCTCGGAAGATGATGCGGGCCCCGCGACAATCGCTTCCCGCCGTGCATCGGCGCGGGAAAGGGACGTCGGCCAGGCCGAGGACCTCGATGCACCCACTGGCATCTACCAACAAGATCGAACAGAGAGTAGGACGTCGTGCCAAACCCCCGCGATGTCGGAGGATAATTTCGACGGTGACAGCGTACCATCGCCGTCGGTGCAAGACGTCAACACAAGTACCGAAGCGATACTTGACATGATAGATGAAATCGTGGATGGACCAGGCGCACCAAAGCGAATACCTATCGCAAGCGATACTCTTCTGGTCGCTCATGAAATTGCTTCGGAGGATGATTCGGGACTCAGTCAAGAGCTTTTGAATACAAACAGTACTGAGTCTTTAACACCAATTCCAGATGTTTCGCCCGCGCTAGACGTCAATGCCGACGATACAGTTGTAAATAGCTCTGCTACTGAACAACAAATTAGTGCGGAATTAAATATTGCAAGTGTAAATAGTGAAAATATGTGTCAAGAAAGGCTACTCATACCAACAGAAGAGTGTACAACAACTGAAAAAGAGTGTATAGTGTCACAAGTAGAACTTGAGCCTTCAAGCTCACAAACATTGTCAAATATTCCTTCCAGCAGTGCATTTCATGTGCAAAGTGTTTCTGAAACTGTTAGTGAAAGTGAAAAAACAGATAGAACAGTTAAATGTGTCACATCTAGTGAGATTCAGAACAGAATAAGAATAGAATCCGCTGAGTCAACTTCAAGTGATTGTAGTGTTAGTGAGGACAAGATTGCAGAGCCTACAACAAAGGTACCTTTGAGACGAAGGCTTGTGAGGCCAGCCCGTTGTGATCGGCGTTCTGATTGCACAGTATCTTCCAGTGTGGACTTGAAATCTGTTAATATTAATACTATTGTAAGTGTAAGTGAAAATGTACCCAAGGATGTAACTAGTTCTTCAGATTCCAATCAGTCTGTTCATGAAGTTCTGAGACCTGAGGTTAGTGTTTTAAATGAGATTAGTATCAGCAAAATTGAAATTCCGGCAGGTTctcctaaaaaaattaaactcatTAGGCAAAAACCTGTTTTAAAAGACAAAGAAAGTATTGTTGAGAACCTGCAACAATTTAAAGTGGAGAAGGAGCAATGTCAACCTACATCTTCTGGAACAGTGTTAATAAGTGAAATTACTAAAGATATACCATGTAATTTAGAAACTTCGCAGCCACTAAAATCTACAGATTCATTGAATGTAAACAAATCAGAAGATTGTCCTTCACAAACTAATGATGTTAATGATATTTCATTAGATTCTTGTGAAgcccaaaaaatacaaaaatctgAAATAGCAGTGAATATGTTTATAGAAACAAATTTGAATGCTGAACCAAAATATGGATCTGCTCCAGATTTTTTATCCTTCAATGTAAATGATGTGAGAGAAAATGAAAATGACAAAAATGAGAGTGTATCTCTTAATGCAGTGTCTGAGGTACTAACTGGTCTAAGTGAAACCTCATCTAATAAACACAATCAGCTAATTGTGGATGTGGCTTCAACTTCTAACAAAGAAACTTTAAATGCTAAAGTCATACCAAAAGAAAACAGCAGTCTCACacaagaagaaaaaataataataccacctattaaattaaatgtatgtTTGCCGGATACAGATATTGCAAATTTAAATGATCAGAACCGGGCAGAAGTTCAAATGGAACACATAGCTGAATTGGAACCATGTAAACAGGTTCctaaattaacaattaaattagGAATCAAGCCACCTGAAGAAGTAAAGTCACCAATTCCTAaagttacaataaaatcaattagaACAGACGAGCAGTCTTTCTTGAGAGCTGAAGATGAACAAGAAAAACCAACTGTGacaaaatttaatatcaaacCAATACTTAAACCGCAGAGTGAAATTCATGAAACTTCCTCAAACTATGTTAAAGATGAAGAAAATGATCAACAGATTCTATCTGTAACAAGGCTAAATATTAAGCCAATCCCCAAACCACAGAGTGACCAGAAAAAAACTCATTCTGCTGTTAAAGGTGATCACAAAACAGAAAGTTTACAAATCCCTTCCATAACCAAATTAAACATCAAACCTGTCCTCAAACCACCAGAAAAGATTAATGATTCTCACAGACAATCAAGTAGCAGTGAGATATCAGAATCAGAATACTCTGAAAATGATGAAACAACCAGTACTTCAGATCATGCATCAGCATCTGATCATGGTTCAGAAGATGTTCCAAAAGTAACTATAAGATTGGGAAAAGTTGGTACTGAAAGTGAAGGGAAATTTTATACTGATCAAAACGTACccaaatttacaataaaaagttTACAGAACACTGATACTGAAATTCAGGAAACCAACTTAAAATTACTTATAACCAGTCAATCAGATGAAAAGAGACTAGAAAAAATACCTAAGCTAACAATAAAAACAGTTACAAAAACCGATAGTCAACCTTTGAGTCCAAAATTGACAATCAAACCATTAAAATCTCCTGATGGTGCAATAAAAGAAAGTGAAATtcccaaattaaaaattacatctGAAAGTTATTGTGGGAGTCCTGACTATAAAGACAGTTCACATGTGCCTAAAATTACCATTAAACCCATCACAAAAATGGATGTTGACAGTTCatctaaaacatttaaaaaatcttttactAGTGATGTTGCAGAACAAATTCCCATAATAACAAAGTTAAATATTAAACCAGTGTTAAAACTTGATTGTGGAGAAACCTCTAATATTGTAGAAGAAAAAGTTCctgttatttcaaaattaaatataaaacctgTGTTAAAACCTAAAGATAATGATAATATAGATTCTAATGTTGAAAATGTACCTAAAATAACTAAACTAAatattaaaccaataaaaaaccCCGAAGAAAATTCTTCAGATGAAAAAGACTGTGATGGATTGAATGCTGATACAAATAAAGATAGTGTACCTGttgttactaaaattaatattaagccTATAGTTAAACCATTGGAAGAAGATATCTCAAAAGATTCAGAGAACCAATCCTCCGAGACTGGGAACTCAAGTGATGATAATGCAGATCATATACCTGTTGTTACGAAGTTAAACATAAAACCTATTATAAAACCAGCTGACTTTGATGAGAACTCCAGATTGCACAAAACTAATGAACAAAGCATTCCAACTGTAACAAGGCTAAACATAAAACCATTGGTAAAACCAGAAGAAATAAATGCATCTAAGAAAGAGAGCTTGAAAAGTTCTGATTCAAAAGTTTCTAGTGTACCTGTAGTTACTAAGTTAAATATTAAACCTGTAACCAAGTCTGATGTCAATGAAATAGGTCATGATGAAAATAAAGAAGAGGTTTGTAGTAAAAACCCTCCAATAGTTATGAAAATTAACATGAAAGCTGTTGCTGAAACAGCATCTAAAGAAAATGTTAAAGGGGAACACAGCCTTTGCAATAATGTTAATACTCATTTTTCACTTTCTAAACATAGTACAGAGATGTCAGAGAGTAGATCTGAAGGGGACTTTTCAGAAAACCTACTCACCTGTAGTCAAGAGCCATATTCATCTGATAATTCAAAGACTGATCTTGttcaaaaaggaaaaattgaAGAACACAGGGATCTTGGATTGCACAATTGTGTAACAATAAATGTTGACGATGGCCTTTCAAATATCCCTAATATACATTCAAagaatgaaaatttattattagactTGTCAACCCATGATAGCATTGTGAAGCATGTTCCCGTAACATCATCAATTACAACTCAAAGTATCACAAAAGAAAATCACCCAGAACCTAAACAGCAATTTTTGTTCACTGAGAAGCAAGTTTCTCAAAAATTTAATGTCATTTCAACATATGGTGAGCCACCTGTAGGTACCAGTGGtacttttaaacaaaaatcaatagcCTCATCTTTACAAAattgtacattattaaaaaaattgctagAAAATACAAAAGAACCAATTGAAAATATAGAATTATCACACAGAAGTACTGTGAATTGTCTTAGTGCAGATCAACAAGAATCCCAATTAACATTTAGAAAAGATTTCAGTAATTGTAATATTCCCCAAGCTACAACAAAAGGTAATGACAGTGACAGTATTAATTATaatgataaaaagaaaattatttcaacTCATAGCATCAATATTAATGaaaacagaaaattaactgaagAAAACATATTTGTGAATCAAGGGATCTGTGAAAAATctaatgaaaatttaactaaGCCATTAGAAATAAGTATATCAGAAAAAGTAGTGACACAAAGCTCTGAACAAGATTCAccaagaataattttgaagataaACAAGACTGATCATGGTCCTTCAGCAAAAATAATTACTGAAGAGACAAAAAGACCTGACTCTCCACATAAAAGCTACATAGAAAATATACAAGAAAAAAGTAGTGAAAAAGAAAGCTCAAAAAGATATACTACAAATAGCAAACGTAGACAAAATACTCCAGATTCACCTACTGTGGCTGTAGGTAAAAGATTACGAAGCTCTAGGATTGTAGAAAGTGTTGAAAAGTCAccaattattaaaagaaatacAGGAAAAAGATCTACATCAGAATCAAGCCCTCCACAAATGAAAGATACTGAAATTTCTATACTAGACAATAAGCGTCTTAAACTAGAGCAGCTCCTGACAAGTAACAAATCTTTAACAATAACACCTGTTGCATCCAAAATATCACCAACGTCTCCTACAAAAAGCATAGAAATCAAACAGTCACCAAGATCTGTTAATCATTCAATACTCAACAATGAAAATTGTGCAAAaaatggaaattctaaattacaCAATATTCTCTCAAATTTACAGGCAAAGCAAATGCAGTCAATTTCATTAATTGAtagtaataattcaataaaatctgTGATGACTAATCCAGAAGTTATTTCTGATCCGCCAGTAAGTGGTATGGCGGATGTAACCGAATCTGTGAGTGAAAATTGTCATCCCAAAGTTCAGGAGATGTTAATTAATGAGAATTCGGATTTTCGAGATAACAGCATTCCTACCGACGAAGCATCACAGGATCCTCTCGAAGTCGACACTTCTAAGATTTCAGAAAACGTCGCAAACGAGAGCAGCATTGCCATCAGGCCTGAAGAATTCACGCCCCAACCGAAGAAACGAGGTCGACCCCGTAAATTGCCTACCTCGGAAGGAGCCAAACCGGTTACACTCCCAGTGACGGCGTTAGAAGAACGACCGCAACGTTCACTTCGGTTGACGag GGAGCGTCCTTCAATAGTGACGAAACCGCGAGGAGGGCGAGGACGCGGACGAGGTGGAAGGCGCGCCGAGGCCGAGCCATCGCTAGCTGCCAACCCAACTCATCCTACCGACAACCCTACCGAAGAGATCGATCCCACCAGCTCACGAGTGAAGCTCCCGCGTCTTACTGAGGCACTTGATCGCATGCCAGGAGGATGTGTTACGCCATTGTCGAGTCGCCGACGTGGTTCGGTGGAGCCCGAACCTAAGGTGGTACTCGAAGCGGTGACACTAGATGAGATGACTGTACGGCCAGAGAGCACGCCGGGCCGAGGCCGGGGTTCTCGAGGGGGCCGCACACCGCGCGGTCGCACGCCACGTTCCAGGGCGCGGGGGAGAGGAGGAGGCCGCGGCGCCGTCTATATGAAG GAAACCCTGGGCATTTACGGTCGTGTTTGCGGCCCCGCGACGACCACCGTGCAACTCTTTGAAGAAGAAACATGCATGATGGACGACAACGCAACGCCTGCCAA acCTTCACATCTTCTGGATGAGGATTCACAAAGCTCAATCAAAAGTTTAACAAATGAGAGTAGCAAATTAAAGAAGTCAAAATTTGCAGACTTGTTTGACAG taATAAGCAATGGACAGCAGCAGATGTGAAGGAATATATTTGGCCACATCCTGGAAATAGTGAACCTCAG GTCATGATGATACAAGAGCAGGTGGCGATGTTCCTTGGCGTGAAGAGCTTCAAAAGAAGATATCCTGAACTAAAACGGAGATCCATCGTTGGTGACGAAAAGGATTATGTTTTAGCAAAAAGATTGGCTACAGAAGCTCTATGCGACTTAG GTATAACAGCAGTGGATGCGAGCGAAGTCTTGGATATCATGCTATCAGATTATCCACATAAGTATGAGGAATATCGTGCATACCAGCGGGAAAGACAACTCACTGAACCAGAAGAGATAGTAACTGAAGTGAAGATGGAAGATAAACTGACAAAAAGTGATGTAAAATCAGAAAAATCTTCTGATCACAAACCGGAAGGACCTAAAATCGACCCTGAGAAGTTGAGACAG GATATGGCGGCTGCAGCGATAGCGTCGGCCAGCGAGTGGAACGCGCGCATGAACGCCAGCCGCAGCGTGGCGTGCGTCGACCTGCAGAGCATGACGGTGCAccggcgccgcccccccgccccGCGACCCGCGCACCACGTGCGACCCCCCGCCGGCTTCTACCCGCACGCGCTGCTGCCTGGACAGTACCAACACGCCTACAGAATCTATACGCCTGAACAGCTTAG GTACTTCCCACTGAACACAGTACTGGCGGCACCGCCGGCGAGCGTGTCCCCGGAGTGCAGCTCGGAGTCCGAACCGGAGTCGGGCTCGGCCTCTGACTCCAGTGTGCACTCTGACTCACACACGCAACAAGCTAAG CGCAAAAGAGTGAGTAAAGTGAAACGCAGCAGTCAAGCGgagaaggaaaaagaaaaagagaagGAGAAAGAATTAGAACCCGCGGAGGTGGAGGACACGTGCCGCGCGTGCAAGCTGCGCCTCGAGGGGAACAGGAAGCACACGCACGAGCGGTTCCTCGTCTGCGCTACTTGCAACGCGAAAC TGCACCCCGGCTGCGTGGAGCTGGGCCCGGACACGATCCGCAAGTGCCGCGAGTACCCGTGGCAGTGCGCCGAGTGCAAGACGTGCGGCCAGTGCAGCCGCCCCGCCGACGACGACAAGATGCTCTTCTGCGACCTCTGCGACCGCGGCTTCCACTCCTACTGTGTCGGCCTACCGGAAGTGCCCACCG GTCGGTGGCACTGCGTGGAGTGCGCCATCTGCAAGTCGTGCGGCGCGCGGTCAccggcgggcgcggcggcggcggggggcgcggcgggggACGCGGCCCCCGAGTGGCACCACCAGACCAAGCGCGGCCCCGGCGGACACAAGGTGTACTCGCACTCGCTGTGCACGCCCTGCGCCAG AACCCTGAGATGCGCCAAAAAAATGTGA